The proteins below are encoded in one region of Engraulis encrasicolus isolate BLACKSEA-1 chromosome 1, IST_EnEncr_1.0, whole genome shotgun sequence:
- the LOC134453538 gene encoding THAP domain-containing protein 2-like isoform X1 — translation MCVLKEKKSYRGQTFHRFPKEQALRREWINHVKRDPGPYFKINAETKVCSEHFEKQCFVKTARGITELIKDAVVTLFAWTSERPKRRIIIRRPSTDSMEVDENQPDVRRDALSTDVPPPQPYHDYAVPPLTPEGQLEAARKHIIEQDKLIAQLKGTLCEIFICLFPECMLPIH, via the exons atgtgcgtcctcaaagagaaaaaatcctaccgtggacagactttccaccgtttccccaaagagcaggcacttcgccgtgaatggataaatcacgtcaagagggatcctggtccatatttcaag atcaacgctgagaccaaggtttgctctgagcactttgagaagcagtgttttgtaaagaccgcccgtggtatcacagagcttataaaggatgctgtggtaactttgttcgcctggacttcagagaggccaaagaggagaatcatcattcgcagaccgag tacggattccatggaggtggatgaaaaccagcctgatgtgaGAAGGGATGCCTTGAG CACAGATGTACCTCCTCCACAGCCATACCATGATTATGCTGTTCCACCGCTGACACCAGAGGGACAACTTGAGGCGGCACGCAAGCACATCATAGAGCAAGACAAGTTAATAgcacaacttaaagggacactgtgtgagatttttatttgtttatttccagaatgcatgctgcccattcactaa
- the LOC134453538 gene encoding uncharacterized protein LOC134453538 isoform X2 has translation MCVLKEKKSYRGQTFHRFPKEQALRREWINHVKRDPGPYFKINAETKVCSEHFEKQCFVKTARGITELIKDAVVTLFAWTSERPKRRIIIRRPSTDSMEVDENQPDVRRDALSVVLLSLQHRCTSSTAIP, from the exons atgtgcgtcctcaaagagaaaaaatcctaccgtggacagactttccaccgtttccccaaagagcaggcacttcgccgtgaatggataaatcacgtcaagagggatcctggtccatatttcaag atcaacgctgagaccaaggtttgctctgagcactttgagaagcagtgttttgtaaagaccgcccgtggtatcacagagcttataaaggatgctgtggtaactttgttcgcctggacttcagagaggccaaagaggagaatcatcattcgcagaccgag tacggattccatggaggtggatgaaaaccagcctgatgtgaGAAGGGATGCCTTGAG TGTTGTCTTGTTGTCCCTCCAGCACAGATGTACCTCCTCCACAGCCATACCATGA